In Burkholderia pseudomultivorans, the DNA window CAGCTTCTTCTGCCACGGCGGAATCGACTTCAGGTACAGGTCGATGCCGGTCGGCATCAGGCCGGCCGCGCTGATCCGCTGCATCAGCAGCGAATACGCGGCGCCGTCGACGACGAGGCCGGTCGGCTCGCCCGTCGCCGGGTCCTTCTCGAACCAGCTCGCGCCTTCCTGCACCGGCGGCGTCGACGCGTCGATGCGCGCGATCTCCAGCGCCTTCGAGTTCACCCACATCGAATGGAAGTCGGTCGACAGCAGGCACACCGGGCGATCCGCGCAGATCGCGTCGAGCGTCTCCTTGCGCAGCATCTGCGGCGGAATCGTCGCCTGGATCCAGCCCATGCCGGTGATCGCCGGTTCGTCCGGATGCGCATCGACGTACGCGCGCAGCGCGTCGAGCACCTGCTGCGGATCCTCGTAGTTCACGAAGGCCTGGAACGCGAATGCGGTCGTCTCGAAGTGCCAGTGCGATTCGACGAAGCCCGGCAGCACGAGCCGGCCGCCCGCGTCGACGACCTTCGTGTTCGCGCCGACATGGGCCTGCACGGCGGCCGTGTCGCCGACATGGACGATCCGTCCGTCGCGCACCGCGACGGCCTGCGCCCACGGCCGGTGCGGATCGACGGTGTAGACCTTCGCGTTGGTCAGAACGAAATCCGCGGGCGTCGTCGCGGCGGGCGTCGGTTGAATCTGCATGGCCAGTCCTTTCTGTCTCGGGTTTCGAAGCGCTTTCACTATAGACAGACGATTCGCACCGGTCTGCCCCCCCGAAACAGGGGCTTTGGGGAATTCCCGCGCCGCGCGACGGCGGATTTTTTATCCGGTAAATTCCCGGCTGACGCGTGCGCGCGGTTCGCGTAACGTCGCCCTGTCACTCGTCCGCCCCGGTCCGATCATGCGACTCCTTCATCCCGACCCGGCCGCCCACGGCCACTACCTGATCGGCGTGCGTCCCGGCTCGCTCGGCGCGACGATCCGCGCGGTCGGCACGCCGGGATTCGTCGCGGCGGTCACCGCGTTCGTCAACGACAGCATCGCCGCCGACGCCGTGCATCTCGAACGCTGGCGCGCCGACACCGGCAGCACGTCGGGCTACGTCGTCGAATGGCTCGGCAGCGGCAGCCTGCGCTTCGCGGCCGACACGCTGCGCGTGATGGATGTCTATTACCAGGACTACTGTCACGTCGATCCGCTGTTCGCGCCGCTGCGCGGCAAGGCCGGCACGCTGCTCGTGCAGCGTCATATCGACGGGCTCGCGCACGGCGACTTCCGCCGGCGGATCTTCGACGAGCCCGGCATCGCGCAGGAATGCGTGCTCGTGCATGGCAACGCGCACGTGCAGTACGCGCTCGGCCTCGCGCGCACCGACGGGCAGGCCGCGTTCACGACCGACGAGCTGTTTCATTTCCGGCAGATGGTCGACCTGCTGTTCCCGATGTTCGACCTGCACGCGCGCACGTGTGCGGCGCGACGTGTCGCGTCGGTCTCGACGAATGCGACCTCGTATGCGGGTTTCGATGCGCGGCTCGAACGGCAGAACGTGCAGTTGTCGCGACGCGAGCACGAGATCTGCCGGCTGCTGCTGTGCGGGCGCTCGGTGCCCGAGGCCGCACAGCAGCTCGACGTGAAGCTGTCGACCGCCGAGTCGTACGTGAAGCGCGCCTTCGCGAAGCTCGGCGTGCGCACGCGCCGCGAGCTGTTCGACTGGGTGCTCGTCGACTGCTGAGCGGCACGTCCGCGCGATGCGCCGCGCCGCCCGCCCGCGCTACGCCGCCAGCGCGACCGCCTTGATGTTGAACGCGCGCAGCAGGTCGTCGCAGAACGCGTCGACGATCGGCTTGTCGGACGCGCTGCGCTTCATCGCCAGATGCAGCGGCACGTCGAAGCTGAACGTCGAACGGCCGACGGCCTTCACGAGCCCGCGCTGCTCGAACGGCTCCGCGTAATGCGCGGGCAGGTAGCCGAGATGGCCGCCCGACAGGATCAGGATCGTCGCGGCCTCGATGCTGTCCGCGCTCGCGGTCACGCGGCGCTCGGGCAGCGGATACTGCTCCTCCGGCACCGGATAGGTACGCCACACCCAGTCGTGCGCCTGCAGGTCGTCGGCCGTCACCGGCCGCGACGCATGGAACAGCGGATGCCCACGCCCGCAGTAGATCACCTGCTGCTCGGTAAACAACGGCGTATAGATCAGCCCCGGCACGCGATGCCAGAAATAGCCGATCGCGAGATCGAGCTGGTTGTTGACGAGGCTTTCCTCGAGTTCCTGCGGCGACGCGACCTTCATCGAGAACGTGACGGCCTGGTCGCGCTTGCGGAACGCGCCGATCGCATCGGCGAGTCGCGCGTTCTCGACGAGCGGCGCCTGGCCGATCAGCCCGATCGACAACGTACCGACCAGCTTGCGGTCGATGTCGCGCACGCGCGCGACGAACTCGGAGGTTGCCGCAACCAGCGTGCGCGCGGTCGCCGCGAAGCGCTCGCCCTTCGACGTCAGGCGAAAGCCGCCGCGTCCGCGATCGCACAGCTTGAAGCCGACGCGCGCCTCGAGCGCGGACAGCTGCGTGCTGATCGTCGATTGCCGCACGCCGAGCGACGCCTCGGCGGCAGTGATGCCGCGTGCATCGACGACGGCCAGAAAGACCCGGATGAGCCGGAGATCGAGATCGGTGGTATTCGAAAACATGCTGAAGCCGCTGCGCATGCGCGCGTTGTCCGGCCGGCCCGGCGCGCTGTGTGCGACGCCGGCCGCCCGAGCCGATGAACCCGATTCGGACGCGCGCCGCCATCGGCATCGGCGCGCACCGCACCCGTCACGTCACTCGGGCGTCGCCGCGAGCGCCTGATCCATGCCGAACACCGCGGGCCGCAGCCGCACGTAGCAGAGGAACGCGATCGCACACAGCACGATCGCCGCGATCAGCGCCGACTGCGTGCCGGTGTTCTCGATCAGCGAACCGCCGGCGACCGACCCGACGCCATAACCGAGCGCGACGCAGCCCGGCGACAACGCGGCCGACTTGCCGATCAGGTCGTACTGCGGAATCGTCGCGTAGATCAGCAGCGCACCGCCCGTCCAGCAGCCGATGAACACGACCGCGCCGAGCGCGAACGTCACGGCCGACGCCGGCATCGCGAGCAGCACGGCCGCGACCGCGCAGCCGCCGAGGTTCAGCAGCGTCCAGCGGCGCAGGCCCGCGCCGACGCCGAGCTTCGGCATGGCCGCGCAGATCGCCAGGCTCGCGACGTTCGCGATGCCGAGCACCAGCGACACAGCTTTTGCGCTCAGGCCCGCATCGGTGCCGATCTTCTCGAGGAAGGTCCACACGACGCCGACGCCGCCGTACAGCGCAAGCTGCGCACACAGCACGAGCATCGCGCCGCCGCGGTCGATGCTGCCGGCCGTGCCCGCGGGCGTCGGCACGGCCAGCGTCTCGCCGCGCTGGAACAGCGGCGTCGCGAGCACGAACGCGCCGAGCACCGTCGCGACGAAGCCGAACACGCCATACGCGCCCCACAGGCCGCTCAGCAGCGGGAACACATACGCGAGCAGCATCATGCTCCACAGCACCTGGCCCATC includes these proteins:
- a CDS encoding helix-turn-helix transcriptional regulator, with the protein product MRLLHPDPAAHGHYLIGVRPGSLGATIRAVGTPGFVAAVTAFVNDSIAADAVHLERWRADTGSTSGYVVEWLGSGSLRFAADTLRVMDVYYQDYCHVDPLFAPLRGKAGTLLVQRHIDGLAHGDFRRRIFDEPGIAQECVLVHGNAHVQYALGLARTDGQAAFTTDELFHFRQMVDLLFPMFDLHARTCAARRVASVSTNATSYAGFDARLERQNVQLSRREHEICRLLLCGRSVPEAAQQLDVKLSTAESYVKRAFAKLGVRTRRELFDWVLVDC
- a CDS encoding LysR family transcriptional regulator: MFSNTTDLDLRLIRVFLAVVDARGITAAEASLGVRQSTISTQLSALEARVGFKLCDRGRGGFRLTSKGERFAATARTLVAATSEFVARVRDIDRKLVGTLSIGLIGQAPLVENARLADAIGAFRKRDQAVTFSMKVASPQELEESLVNNQLDLAIGYFWHRVPGLIYTPLFTEQQVIYCGRGHPLFHASRPVTADDLQAHDWVWRTYPVPEEQYPLPERRVTASADSIEAATILILSGGHLGYLPAHYAEPFEQRGLVKAVGRSTFSFDVPLHLAMKRSASDKPIVDAFCDDLLRAFNIKAVALAA